In one Silene latifolia isolate original U9 population chromosome 10, ASM4854445v1, whole genome shotgun sequence genomic region, the following are encoded:
- the LOC141608692 gene encoding receptor-like protein EIX2, with protein sequence MLEVLDVSSNTLEGTLNRTLFSSLVSLRHLSLSDNLRLVISIEEDWIPPFKLDVIQLRSCKLGPLFPKWLQLQTNFSHLDVSNTGIYDNISVSFWNSLSSNTQYLNMSYNQFYGILPNLPNISNAFAIDLSSNLFEGVVSLGFTNTSYLYLNDNQFSNCSYILCPKTASILEELDLSNNLFYGQLPDCWKNFISLRSLHLENNIFSDKIPNSVGTLMKLRYLHLYNNSLSEPFPIAFESLTSLRILNLGYNLFSGNIPPWIGNAFQSLGALILRENHFIGEIPESVCQFRHLQILDLAINHLSGVIPNCIGTFKAMERIKNLGFDFKDALYLGYDYRAEGKSETVIVSWKREEQRFKETIKLVKYIDLSDNELRGEIPDGISILNGLESLDLSNNKLSGNIPFEIGNLTALELLDLSNNHLTGKIPTSLAKVTTLGIVNVWNNNLSGEIPVSTQLQSFDVSSYAGNPGLCGAPLSSCSKDRAPSNVPSGDNIGVQDKDVDFGFFLGLYISVVLGFIVGFWGVCGTLIIKTSWRHSYFRLLGLTTLKT encoded by the coding sequence ATGCTCGAGGTATTGGATGTTTCTTCCAATACTTTAGAAGGCACTCTTAATCGTACTCTTTTTTCAAGCCTTGTGAGCTTACGTCATCTAAGCTTGTCAGATAACTTGCGATTGGTGATAAGCATTGAGGAGGATTGGATTCCTCCCTTTAAGCTAGATGTAATCCAGTTACGATCCTGCAAGTTAGGCCCACTATTTCCAAAGTGGCTTCAGTTGCAAACAAATTTCTCACACCTTGATGTTTCAAACACAGGCATTTATGACAACATTTCCGTTTCCTTCTGGAACTCATTGTCATCCAATACACAATACTTGAATATGTCTTATAATCAGTTTTACGGAATTCTCCCAAATCTTCCAAATATATCAAATGCTTTTGCAATAGACTTGAGTTCAAATTTGTTTGAAGGTGTTGTATCATTAGGCTTTACGAACACAAGCTATTTATACCTTAATGATAATCAGTTTTCTAATTGCTCTTATATCTTGTGTCCCAAAACTGCAAGTATTTTAGAAGAGCTTGACTTGTCAAATAACTTATTTTACGGGCAGCTTCCAGATTGTTGGAAGAATTTTATTTCACTAAGAAGCTTACACTTAGAGAATAATATATTTTCCGACAAAATACCAAATTCTGTAGGTACGCTAATGAAACTTCGGTACTTACACCTATATAACAATAGCCTTTCAGAACCATTCCCAATTGCATTTGAGAGTTTGACATCCTTGAGGATCCTAAATCTaggatacaatttatttagtggGAACATACCTCCATGGATTGGTAATGCTTTTCAAAGTCTAGGCGCTCTTATTCTTCGGGAAAACCATTTTATTGGGGAGATACCTGAGAGCGTCTGCCAATTCCGCCATCTCCAAATATTAGACCTTGCAATTAATCATCTCTCAGGTGTAATCCCCAATTGCATAGGTACTTTTAAGGCGATGGAGAGGATAAAAAATCTAGGGTTTGATTTCAAAGATGCACTATATCTTGGCTATGATTACAGAGCTGAAGGGAAAAGTGAAACTGTCATTGTTTCATGGAAAAGAGAAGAGCAGAGATTCAAAGAAACAATTAAGTTGGTTAAATATATTGATCTTTCAGATAATGAGTTGAGAGGTGAAATTCCAGATGGAATATCAATTCTTAATGGATTAGAATCACTcgacttatcaaacaacaaattGAGCGGTAACATTCCATTTGAAATTGGAAACCTTACGGCTTTGGAGCTTCTTGATCTGTCAAATAACCATCTTACTGGAAAAATTCCTACAAGCCTCGCCAAAGTGACTACTCTTGGAATTGTCAATGTGTGGAACAATAACTTATCCGGGGAAATTCCTGTTAGCACTCAGTTGCAGAGCTTTGATGTGTCATCGTATGCAGGAAACCCGGGGCTTTGTGGCGCGCCACTCTCAAGTTGTTCGAAAGATCGAGCGCCCTCCAATGTACCCAGTGGAGATAATATTGGTGTGCAAGACAAGGATGTCGACTTTGGTTTTTTCCTTGGACTGTACATAAGTGTGGTGCTTGGGTTTATCGTAGGATTTTGGGGAGTTTGTGGCACTTTAATTATCAAAACATCCTGGAGACATTCCTATTTCCGGCTCCTTGGGTTGACAACATTAAAGACATGA
- the LOC141608693 gene encoding receptor-like protein EIX2 has translation MKTLYHLALIILSWLLLSPCIYHPTLRRNRTNNIQCIDSERDSLLQFKHGITNDTCGLLTSWESHTDCCQWGGVLCSNITGHVVSLSLEGNGNDIPDFPCLKGKVSPSLGDLKHLEHLNLSYNNFHGEIPHQLGNLSMLTTLDLDNAYTDIPVQRLSWISRLSLLRYLDLSNANLSLITNWIPIVNNLHSLRVLRMDGCELSNEIPLSISYVNSSATLHTIRLSNNYFNSSIFQWLFNLPRITTQLVHLDLSENAFQVPIPSEFENFHSLKYFSLSSNSFQGSVSKIISNLCNLEQLHLGQNNFTDELGISDSIPISFWNSLSPNLQYLNMSNNRFYGKLPSLPAISNAFAIDLSSNLFEGVVPSGFANTVYLYLNDNRFSNYSNILCPKTESILEKLDLSNNLFSGELPDCWMNFSGLVSLHLESNNFFGQIPKSLGTLLYLDFLHLHNNSFSGPFPIGLENSTSLTILNLGYNLFSGTIPLWIGNAAQSLGALILRENHFVGEIPESICQLNNLQILDLAINHLSGVIPDCIGNFTTMERTENTRLDFLTSYEILFLDDYDDFETGNETTIVPWKEEEEGFKETFRFVKYIDLSGNELRGEIPYGISILNGLESLNLSNNKLSGHIPFEIGNLTALELLDLSNNHLTGELPTSLADVTTLGTMNVSNNHLSGEIPISTQLQSFNASSYAGNEGLCGAPLPSCSKDQAPSNVPSGDNTSVRNKDDDSVFFLGLYISVVLGFIVGFWGVCGTLIIKTSWRYAYFQFLDNIKDKIM, from the exons ATGAAAACACTGTATCACCTTGCCCTCATTATACTTTCATGGCTTTTACTGTCTCCTTGTATATATCACCCTACCCTCCGTCGTAACCGTACAAATAACATCCAATGTATCGACAGTGAGAGGGATTCCCTTCTCCAATTCAAACATGGTATTACAAACGATACGTGTGGGCTGCTCACTTCCTGGGAGAGCCACACAGACTGCTGCCAGTGGGGTGGGGTGCTTTGTAGTAATATCACCGGTCATGTCGTCTCGCTAAGTTTGGAAGGGAACGGAAATGATATTCCCGATTTTCCATGTCTAAAAGGTAAAGTGAGTCCTTCTCTAGGTGACTTGAAACATTTGGAACATCTGAACTTAAGCTATAATAACTTTCATGGGGAAATACCTCATCAGTTGGGTAATCTGTCTATGTTAACAACTTTGGATTTAGATAATGCTTATACTGATATTCCCGTGCAAAGGTTATCATGGATTTCTCGTCTATCTTTGTTGAGATATCTTGACTTGAGTAATGCGAATCTTAGTCTAATCACGAATTGGATTCCAATTGTTAACAATTTACATTCATTACGTGTTCTTCGTATGGATGGATGTGAACTTTCAAATGAAATTCCGTTGTCAATTTCATATGTTAATTCCTCCGCCACTCTCCATACAATAAGACTTTCTAATAATTATTTCAACAGTTCAATTTTTCAGTGGTTGTTCAACTTGCCTAGAATCACTACCCAACTTGTACATCTTGATCTTTCCGAGAATGCATTTCAAGTTCCTATCCCAAGTGAATTTGAGAATTTTCACTCCCTTAAGTATTTCTCCCTTTCTAGTAATTCATTTCAAGGGAGTGTTTCCAAAATCATTAGTAATTTATGCAACTTAGAACAACTCCACTTAGGGCAAAATAACTTCACTGATGAGCTAG GCATTTCTGACAGCATTCCCATTTCCTTCTGGAACTCATTGTCACCAAATCTTCAATACTTGAACATGTCCAATAATCGGTTTTATGGAAAGCTCCCAAGTTTGCCAGCTATATCAAATGCTTTTGCAATAGACTTaagttcaaatttatttgaaggtGTCGTACCATCAGGCTTCGCAAACACTGTTTATTTATACCTTAATGATAATAGGTTTTCTAACTACTCTAATATCTTATGTCCCAAAACTGAAAGCATTTTAGAAAAGCTTGACTTGTCAAATAACTTATTTTCTGGGGAGCTTCCAGATTGTTGGATGAATTTTAGCGGACTAGTAAGTCTACACTTAGAAAGTAATAATTTTTTTGGACAAATTCCAAAATCCCTTGGTACCTTGTTGTATCTTGATTTCTTACACCTACATAACAATAGCTTTTCTGGACCATTTCCGATTGGTTTGGAGAATTCGACTTCCTTGACGATACTAAATTTaggatacaatttatttagtggCACAATACCTCTATGGATTGGTAATGCTGCCCAAAGTCTAGGTGCTCTTATCCTCCGGGAAAACCATTTTGTTGGAGAGATACCTGAAAGTATATGTCAACTCAACAATCTCCAAATATTAGACCTTGCAATTAATCACCTCTCAGGTGTAATCCCCGATTGTATTGGTAATTTTACGACGATGGAAAGAACAGAAAACACAAGACTGGATTTTTTAACTTCTTACGAAATATTATTTCTTGATGATTATGACGATTTTGAAACTGGAAATGAAACAACGATTGTACCATGGAAAGAGGAGGAGGAAGGGTTCAAAGAAACGTTTCGGTTTGTTAAATATATTGATCTTTCAGGTAATGAATTGAGGGGGGAAATTCCGTATGGAATATCAATTCTTAATGGACTCGAATCCTTGAATTTATCAAACAACAAATTGAGTGGTCACATTCCCTTTGAAATTGGAAACCTTACGGCTTTGGAGCTTCTTGATTTGTCAAATAACCACCTTACTGGAGAATTACCTACAAGCCTTGCCGACGTTACTACTCTCGGAACGATGAATGTGTCGAACAATCACTTATCCGGGGAAATCCCAATTAGCACTCAGTTGCAGAGCTTTAATGCTTCATCATATGCTGGAAACGAGGGACTTTGTGGCGCACCACTCCCAAGTTGTTCGAAAGATCAAGCGCCTTCCAATGTACCCAGCGGAGATAATACTAGTGTTCGAAACAAGGATGACGACTCTGTTTTTTTCCTCGGATTGTACATAAGTGTGGTGCTTGGGTTTATCGTCGGATTTTGGGGAGTTTGTGGCACTTTAATTATCAAAACATCCTGGAGGTATGCCTATTTCCAATTCCTTGACAACATCAAAGACAAGATCATGTGA